The Fragaria vesca subsp. vesca linkage group LG2, FraVesHawaii_1.0, whole genome shotgun sequence genome includes a window with the following:
- the LOC101315115 gene encoding uncharacterized protein LOC101315115 produces MATPKQLWEQQQLQMQRVNKNSGAIVSYTGSPDDDKEEEMSRSALAIFRVKEEEIERKKLEVRDKVQAQLGRAEEASRRLTEIREELEALTDPMRKEVANIRKRIDLVNRDLKPLGQSCQRKEKEYKEAVEALNEKNREKAQLLSRLMELVGESERLRMKKLEELNKHVETLR; encoded by the exons ATGGCAACGCCAAAACAGTTATGGGAGCAGCAGCAATTGCAGATGCAGCGTGTCAATAAGAACTCCGGCGCCATTGTTAGTTACACCGGTAGTCCGGATGATGACAAGGAAGAAGAGATGTCAAGGTCTGCATTGGCTATTTTTCGTGTCAAGGAGGAAGAGATTGAGAGAAAGAAGTTGGAGGTGAGAGACAAGGTTCAGGCTCAGTTGGGACGAGCTGAAGAAGCAAGTAGGCGCTTAACTGAGATTCGTGAA GAGCTTGAAGCACTGACAGATCCCATGAGAAAGGAAGTTGCAAACATTCGGAAGAGGATAGATTTAGTTAACAGAGATTTAAAGCCGCTGGGACAGAGCTGCCAGAGGAAG GAAAAGGAATACAAGGAAGCAGTCGAGGCTTTGAACGAGAAGAACAGAGAAAAAGCTCAGCTACTTTCCAGATTGATGGAG CTTGTGGGTGAAAGTGAGAGATTGAGGATGAAGAAGCTGGAGGAGCTGAACAAACATGTCGAAACTCTGCGTTAA